One Rhizobiales bacterium GAS188 DNA window includes the following coding sequences:
- a CDS encoding predicted sulfurylase small subunit, molybdopterin cytosine dinucleotide biosynthesis: protein MVASESDILAKAEEWAKDARGVALATVIETWGSAPRPVGSHLVIDENGSFLGSVSGGCVEGEVVTQAMDVIETGKARMLEFGVADETAWRVGLSCGGRIKVYVEKLD, encoded by the coding sequence ATGGTCGCAAGCGAATCCGATATCCTCGCAAAGGCCGAGGAATGGGCGAAGGACGCTCGGGGCGTCGCGCTCGCAACCGTCATCGAAACCTGGGGCTCGGCGCCGCGTCCGGTCGGCAGCCATCTCGTCATCGACGAGAACGGCTCCTTTCTCGGCTCCGTCTCGGGCGGCTGCGTCGAAGGCGAAGTGGTCACGCAGGCGATGGATGTGATCGAAACCGGCAAGGCGCGGATGCTGGAATTCGGCGTTGCCGACGAAACGGCCTGGCGGGTCGGATTGTCCTGCGGCGGCCGCATCAAGGTCTATGTCGAAAAGCTCGATTAG
- a CDS encoding predicted sulfurylase large subunit, molybdopterin cytosine dinucleotide biosynthesis — protein MKIALLSVLNAEREKRTPAVLVTDLDSGEQRLVKAGQVKKDPLAGLLHEQLRLGKSGTIEEGGKRYFLTVQAPPVRIMVTGAVHISQALAPMARLVDYEVAIVDPRTAFASPERFPGVNLHAVWPDAYLKEHPLDRYTALVALTHDPKIDDVALIAALKADCFYIGALGSRRTHAKRLERLMEAGFSEADLARISAPIGLDIGAATPAEIALATLAQLTAALRNTAAAVPKGGAPKSDTPKGDAPKSKVAASR, from the coding sequence ATGAAGATCGCACTTCTTTCCGTCCTCAACGCCGAACGTGAGAAACGCACGCCGGCCGTGCTCGTCACCGATCTCGATTCGGGCGAGCAGAGGCTGGTCAAGGCCGGCCAGGTCAAGAAGGACCCGCTGGCCGGGCTCCTGCACGAGCAGTTGCGGCTCGGCAAGAGCGGCACGATCGAGGAGGGCGGCAAGCGCTACTTCCTCACCGTGCAGGCTCCGCCGGTGCGCATCATGGTGACGGGCGCGGTGCATATCAGCCAGGCATTGGCGCCCATGGCCAGGCTCGTCGATTACGAAGTCGCGATCGTCGATCCGCGCACTGCCTTTGCGAGCCCGGAACGCTTCCCTGGCGTCAATCTGCACGCCGTCTGGCCGGACGCCTATCTCAAGGAACATCCGCTCGATCGCTACACCGCGCTGGTGGCGCTGACTCATGATCCGAAGATCGACGATGTGGCCTTGATCGCCGCGCTGAAGGCCGATTGCTTCTATATCGGCGCGCTCGGCTCCAGGCGCACCCATGCCAAGCGCCTCGAGCGCCTGATGGAGGCCGGATTCAGTGAAGCCGATCTCGCCCGCATCTCGGCGCCGATCGGCCTCGACATCGGAGCCGCCACTCCGGCCGAGATCGCACTCGCCACCTTGGCGCAGCTCACCGCCGCGCTGCGCAATACCGCGGCGGCTGTGCCCAAGGGCGGCGCGCCAAAGAGCGATACGCCAAAGGGCGACGCGCCAAAGAGCAAGGTCGCCGCTTCGAGATGA